The DNA segment GACGAAGCGGGAGCGGGAGAGCGTCTTCACGATCAAGGACATGGAGGAGGTGCGAAAACTCCTCCTCGCGAACCGGTCGAGCTTCCAGGACGATGCGGTCGACCGATTCGCCGACCTCTGGACGAAGATGCGTACGTGACCGTCCCGGAGGCGGGAGTTATGCCCAATTGGGCATAAGCGCGGTCACGGCGCCTTCATGAATTCGCGCAGCAAGCACGTCGCGTAGGCGCCTCGCGTGAGTTCGACGCTCACCCCGAGTCCGTTGCCGACCACCGCGGCGTCGAGGTCGCGGAACGGCGCGAGGATCTCGCGTCGCGTCCCCTTCGACGAAAGCCGAGGGAGTTCCGGGATGATGAAGTCCTCCCGTCGAAGCCCCTCTGAGGCGACGATCTGCTTCTCGATTTGCCCGGGCTCGCCTCCGGCGAAATCCGATTCGGAGCCATACAGGAGTCCGCTCACCCACGCCTTCCCCTCCCGGCACCGTTCCGTCACACGACCCAGGTTGTCGCATGTGACGTCGACGAGCCGATCGCGATCCGGAAGCCCGAGGCGGTCCGCGGGCAACACGAGATCCCCCGCGACGGGCTCGTGGATCGGGAGGCCGCGCCGGAGCCGCTCGGCGAGCATCCGGTTGTAGAGGTACGATTGGTACCCGTGCACGAACATCAGGAGCAGATTGAAGGGCAGCTGCCGCAACGCGCCCACGTATTCGCCGGGATGCGCGGCGAGATGATTCAGGAGGGCTTTCTCGAATCCGTACGACCTCGGGTACGTCCGGAGGGCCGCACGCACATCCCCCGTGTCGCGCAGGGCCGCACGGACCTCGTACGATTCCGGATCCTCGCCCTCGATCGGATTCGCGGCGTACGCCTCGACGGCCTCCCGGAATTCGCCTCGCACGATGTGGCGACCGACGACATGCGTGATGGGCCGCACGGAGCCGAACCGCTGCACCCCGAAGAAGTTCGGAAAGCCGCCGAACGCCCGGAGCTGCCGCGCGGTCTCTTCGACGGTCCTGGCGGCCGTCTCGGGTGGAACCGCAAGATCCCGAACGAGGATCCGGAAGCGGTTGCCCAGGAGGTCGCCGATCTCGAGGGGGTGGTCGGACCGGAACACGTCCACGACGTCGAGGTCTTTGAGCCGGAGGCCTTGGATCGCGTCGGGCGCCACGTCCTCGAACGAGAACAGCTGCGTCGTGACGGCCCGCTTGTCCTTCGTCCCCGCGAAGCCGATTCGCCGGCGGCTGATGTGCAACGCGCGCGCGAGTTCCCGGACGAGGCGGTTCGTCTCCCAGTTCCGCAGGCGGAGCGCCGCGATCGCGTACCGGCCGTCGGCCACGGTCGGCGGTGGCGAGGAGACCTCTTCGACGGCGAAATCGTCCGCCGTCTCCTTGAGGATGCCGCCGACCCCGGGCGTGGACGTCAGGTACCCTTCGATCCCGACGTCGCGCTCCATGAGCCTACGCGAGCTCCTTCTCCAGGGTCTGCCTCGCGCCGCCGAACTCCGAGGCGAGGCTCTCCGCGACCCGCTTCAGCGCGGCCTGCGGGCTGCCTTTCTTCACCTTGACCGTGAGGACCGGCTTGTCGAGCTGCGGGTGCCCCGTGTAGTAGAGCGCGTCCTCGACGTCCGGGTCTTTCAGGAGGGCCGTGATGAGCGGATAGATGACCGTATCGTCCGGGTTCAGGATCTCAATCCGGACGGAGTCTTTCTGCTTCTCGAGGAGACGCATCTGCATGGAAGGGTGCGGAGCGGCTGCGCCGATTTAAGGTTTTGCGGCAGAACCGACCTCGTCCGCGCGGTGGTCGTGAAGTCGAAGGGCGTTCCCGAACGGATCCCAGACGGTCCCTGCGTTGGCTCCTTCCTTCTTCACCCGAATCCCGCGGGATTGCAGAAAGCTCGCGGCCTTCTCGAAGTCGTCCACGTGAAATTCGAACGGTGTCCCCTCGCCCCCAGGACCGCCGGCCACTTTCGGCAGCTTCGAGTTCCGATAGAGGGTGAGCTGGCCTCCGGAAACCTCCACGACCGTCCAGACGGGGTTGACTTTTCCGACGACGCGAAAACCGAGAACATCCCGATAGAAGGCGATCGCTTTCTCCATGTCGTCCACGGGGATCACGACGTGCCCGATGTCTTTGACCACGGCCATGCGCCGTGAATCTGGATCCGACGTTATGAACCTGGTCGTGGCCCTTGTTCCCGCGACCGTCCGAAGGAATCTAAATAGCGCGTGGGCCCATCGCGGACTCCCGATGCCCGCGCCCGAGCCGCCGTCCGCGGAGACGTTCGCGAGCGAGGCGGAGGATCTCCTCGAGTCGATCGAGCGGGCGCGGAAGAAGGTCGAGGGGCTCCCGGGCCTCATCGACGGCACGCTCGACCGTTTCCGCGAGCGGATCGACCGCCTCATCCGGGAGAGCGAGGTGGACAACTGGCGGCAGGTGCGGATCTTCACGCGGGACGTCGACACGGTCGCCGCGGACCTCGCGAAAGCCTTGAAGGAGAAGCGGCTCTCGCCCCGCCTCGTCGCCGCCCTCGATGCCTCGCTGCGGAAGGCGCGGAAGCGGGACTTCTACGGCGCGCGGAGGGCGTGGCGCAAGCTCGACAAGGTCGCGCAGCAGGGCGCCGACGTGCGCGACCTCCAAGGCAGGTACCGCGAATCGTACAAGACCGTGGAAGCGCGAATCCGTCAGCTGCGGACCCAGATTGAGCGGCTCGAGAAGATCCCGAAACCGCCGATGTCCCCGGAGGACGCGCGGGCGTTCAACGAGGACGTCGACGCGTTCAACGAGGCCGCGACGGCCGCGTACCTGGACTTCCTCGCACGGAGCCGAGCGGACGTCGCGATCCCGCTCCTGCTCGAGGCCGCCCAAGGCCGCGGCATCGGCGTCCCCGCGCCGCCGCCAAACTCGGACCCGGAACCGCTCATGCGCCTACTGAACAACGCGAGCCCGCAGGGGGAGGCGTTCCGCAGCCGCTCGTTCTACGGCCTCCTCGAGCTGCCGGCGTACTCGGACGCGAAGCTCACCCACGTATTCGGCGATTCCCGTCTGATCCGGAGCGCGCTGGAGTCCGCGTGGTCGTGGCTCAAGGCGGTGCGCGACGACGAGCGCCGAACCCTCCAGATCCAGTGGAGCGAAGACGCGACGATGCTCCGCCGTCGGATGCCCGCGATCGTCGAATACCTCGAGCGGATCTCGAACGTGAATGATGCGGCCGTGAGGGGACACCTCCTGATTGCGTCCCTGAACAACGGCCGGTTCGAGGCGTTGCAATCGGCGGCGCGGTTGTACGCGACCCACGGGGACGCGGCGGCCCGGAAGTGGCGGGCGCTCCTCGAGAAGGATGTTGAATCGATGCGCACGGAGGCCGCCGCGCTCACGGCGGTCCTGAAGAAGTTCCCCGAGCCGGGAAAAGTCGAGGCCGGCTGAGCCAGGCACGATGCGAAGCGAACAAATGCCCGCGATGCCATCGCCCCGCGGGTGACTCGGATGGTCCAGAAGATCATCGACATCGTCGGGACCTCGCCGGAGAGCTTCGCGAAGGCCGCCTCGAACGCGGTCGCGGAAGCCGCGAAGACCGTGCGGGGAATCCGGTGGGCGCGGGTGGGGGAACTCGAGATGGACCTCGACGGTCCGAAGGTGAAAGCGTACCGGACGATGGTGCGGATCTACTTCGACATCGAACGCTGAAGCGACCGCAATCGGCTCGGCCCGCCTCGGCCATGCGCGCTGCGGGGCGGATCGGCGATGGGCATCTACGCAATCGCGGCGTATCGACTGAAGCGAGGGAAAGAACAGCAGCTTCGAGAGGTCTTGAAGGACCATCTCCCGATCCTTCGAAAGGAAGGCCTCGTCACGGACCGACCGCCGTACCTGATGCGGGCCGCCGACGGCACGTTCGTCGAGGTCTTCGAATGGGAGTCCGCGGCCGCGATCGAAACGGCCCACGAGAACTCTCAGGTGCGGGCGATGTGGGCCCGGTTCGAAGCGGCGTGCACGTACGAGTCGCTCGGGAATCTCAAGGAGTCAAAGGACCTGTTCGCGAACTTCGAGTCAATCGATCTCTAGCTTCGGTCGGACCGGCCGAGCGTCGAAGGGCGGCGACGCTCCGATGCACGGGATCGACTGGAAGACAGGAGGAGTTGGGGAAACGTTGATTGTTCACGGTAGGACTTCCGCGCGTCCGAGGCGGGGCTGGCTATGCGGCGGATGGAACTCACCGCGTCGGTCGTCCTGGTGATCGCCGGAATCTACTTCCTGCTCTTCCATCGAGACCCACTTCCGCTGAACCACGAGTCCGTGGGACTGGGCAACCTTCACTTTGTGCACGACATCATCGGGATCGGCCTGATCGGAATCGCCGGGCTGCTGTGGTGGCGCTCGAGGCCGCGCGTGAGCGCTCCGTCGATGAACTGAAGATGAACAGCCCTTGGAACAAACGCATTTAGCGACCGCGACGTTTCCCCTCAAGAGGAGGTAACGGCCTGCTCGATTTCCTCGCGAGGCCCGCGTTCGACTCGATCCTCCTCGGCAGCCTCTACACGATGATGGCCTTGGGCCTCACGCTCACGTACAAGGTCACGAAGATCCCGAACTTTGCCCACGCGGAGTACGTCACGATCGGCGGGTATGTGACGGTCGTCGCGGTAAAGGCGCTCGGGGGATGGCCTTGGGCTCTTTTCGCCGTCCCGATCGCCTTCGTTATCGCCGCCCTCGTCGCCGTAGTCGTGGACGAGCTCGTCTTCAAGCCGCTCTTCCTCCGCGGCGCGACCCCGATCCACCTCCTCGTTGCGTCGATCGGCGCGGGGCTTATCCTCCGATACATCGTGACGATCTACGCGGACCTCTCGGACCTTCTCACCGCGAAGGCGAACCTCTCCTCGAACGTCATCCTCTTCCTGGCGAATGCCTCCCTCACGACGCTCCACGTGACGATCGTCCCGACGGTCGCCGGGGTCGTGGTGGCGCTTCACCTCCTCTTCACGAGGACGAAAATCGGGAAGGGCATGCGCGCGATGGCGAGCAACTACGACCTCGCTCGCGTCTCCGGGATCAACACGGGTGCCGTGCGCCGCCTCACCTGGTTCCTCGCCGGGGGCCTCGCGGGACTCGCGGGGGCGTTCTGGGCGATTTACAACCCGATTCAGACGGATACGGGGTGGCGGGCGCTCCTTTACATTTTCGCGGCTGCAATCCTCGCAGGGATGACGAGCTTCTACGGGACGATTGCGGGAGGGTACATCGTCGCAGCCGCGGGGAACTTCGGGGTTTTCTTCCTGAACCGAGCGTACGGGGTCGACGTGGGCTATCAACCGCTCATCGCGCTCGCGATCATTATCGCAGTCTTCTTAATCCGGCCCACCGGCTTCGCAGGACTCACATGGCGGGAGGTCGTCGACCGGACGCGCTCCCTGGCGAGGCGGCTCTTGGAGGCGGCGCGCCGGATCGGCGCGGCGAGGGGATGAGACGATGGCGGACCTCGGCCTCCTCTTTGCGTCGATTGCGGCGTTCGTCGGCGTCTACATGATCCTCGCCGTGAGCCTGAACCTCGAGTTCGGCTACGGAGGCCAGCCGAACCTGGGCAAGGTCCTGTTCTTCTCGATCGGGGCGTACATTGCAGGGATCCTCGTCGCCCGCATCGTCGCGGGCCTCGCCGGGTTCCAAGGCGATGTGTTCGGCCCCTCTGCGTCCCAGGCCCGCTTCCTGTTTGCGGAGAGCCATCCCGCCGTGATCATCGGCCTCTTCCTCGCGGCCCTCGCCATCGGGGCCATCGCCGGAGGTGCCTTTGGATACCTTGCGTCCTTTCCCGCCTTGCGACTGCGCGGCGACTTCCTCGCGATCGTCCTCATCGCGGCCGGAGAGGCAACCCGGATTTTCGTGTACACATACGAGCCCTTGGCCGGCGGGGCGATCGGAATCCTGGGCGTGCCGCATCCCTTTGTGTGGCTCGGGGCGACGGCGGGTCGGGTGGCGTATGCCTTGGTCATCCTTGGCATCGCCAGCGTGTTCTATCTCTTCGCGGAACGTCTCACCGCGTCCCCCTTCGGGCGCCTGCTGAAATCGATCCGGGACGATGAGCTCGTCGCCAACGTCCTCGGCAAGCGGACGCCGAGGGTGAAGGGCACCGTCCTCGTAATCGGGAGCGGGATGGCCGCCGTGGCGGGAGTCCTCAACGCGTTCTACCAGCAGAGCGTCCTCTCTGTCGACTACATTCCGCAGGTCACCTTCCTCGCCCTCACGATGGTCTTGCTGGGAGGCCTCGCGAACCATCGGGGAGCGGTCGCGGGCGTCCTGCTCCTCACCGTTCTGGACCGATTCACCCAGCCGCCATTCCTCGCGATCTTCGGCGTCTTCTGGACCTTCCCGGTCGATTTGAACTACCTTCGGTACATCGGGATTGGCGTGCTCATCATCCTCATCCTCCGGTTCCGGCCGCAGGGCCTCGTGCCCGAACGCCCCGTCCCGACGCCGGTGCCTGAGGAAAGCTCCGAATCCGCGGCGCTTGCGGACGGCGGCGGTCCAGCGTGAGCGCGCCTCGCCGTCACGTTTTAGTGTAGTCCGCGCATTCTCTCGGCCATGGCGGAGGCGGGGGGAACAGTCAAAGGCTCGTCGAAAGTCGTACTCGCGATCTTGATCGCGCTTGTCGTGATCCTAGGCGGGACGACGACGTACTTGGCAATCCGGTCCGTGCAGCCACCGACGGCTGTCACATACGTGATCGGCGTTGAAATCGCCGTGAGCGGCTCCTACGCATCGGACGGTCCCTTGCGACGCGACGGGGCGTTCCTCGCGATCACCCAAATGAATACGGAGCTAGCGGCTGCCGGATCGCCCATCCATTTCGAAAAGATCCACGTCGACTCGATGGCGCAGGGCGCTACGGCCGTGACTGCGTTCGAGCAGCTCGTCGCGGCGGGAGTGAAAGTCGTCGTCGGACCCCTTTCTAGCGCGGAGGTCGGATCCGTCGCACCCCTCGCAGACTCGAACCACGTTGTCGCGATCAGCCCCTCGGCCACGGCGCCTCGCCTCGCGCTCGACGACTTCGTCTTCCGCGTCGCGCCGAACGACGCGTTCCAAGCGAGCGCCCTCGCGGAGCTGTTCGGTGAACTCGGCTATACGAAGGTCGCGGTCATGGCCCGCGACGACGACTATGGCCGCGGAATCGCGAACTTCACGGAGGGCATCTTCGAGGCCGCGCCGTATAACGGGGTCGTGGAGAAGACCTTCTACTCGACGCAGTCTGGGACGGACTACGCGCCTCCGGTGGCCGCCCTCAGCGCTCAAGTCGGGACCCCCGCGGCCACCACGGCGGTCCTCCTTGTCGCCTTCGAGGACGACGGGATCGGCATCCTTAACCTCGCGAGACAGGACCCGAATTTGAGCCAAGTCCGGTGGTTCGGATCCGAGAGCGTGACCCGGCCGAAGTACGTCGACCCGAGCACGCCCGCCGAAATCAAGGATTTCCTCGTGAGCCGGAACATGACGGGGTTCTTCCCGTTCCCGCAGCAATCCCCGGTCGTGGAGAAATTCGTGGCCGACTACCAGGCCGCCTACGGACGCGCCCCCTCGCCGTACGCCTACTACTCGTACGACGCGGCGATGATTGCGATGTTGTCAATCCTCCGCGCGGGCAAGTACGATGGAGACGCCATCCGCGCGATGGTGCCAATCGTCGGGGAGACGTACATCGGTGCGAGCGGCCACAAGATCTTCGACCAGTTCGGTGACTACGCGGCCGCCGACTACCGGATCTGGAACATCCGTCTCGAAGGATCGAATTACGTCTTCAAGCAAATCGGCACCTGGTTCTACCTGACCGGGACCATCGAGTGGGACTGAGGGAGCCCGTCACGTGGGGCCAGAGGAAGGACACAGGAAGCCCTTCCTTCGGCTCGAAGACGTGCGGAAGCATTTCGGCGGCGTCCACGCCGTGGACGGCGTCACCGCCGACGTCCGCGAGGGGGAGCTGCTTGGTCTCATCGGGCCGAACGGCAGCGGCAAGACGACCCTGTTCAACGTGATCTCGGGCGTACACAAGCCCGACAGCGGAACCATCCTCTTCCAGGGAGAGCGAATCGACGCCCTTGAGCCGAACGAGATCTTCGCTCGAGGTGTCGTGCGTTGCTTCCAGAACCCGCGGCTCTTCCGCGGCATGACGGTTCTGGAGAACGCCCTCGTCCCGCCGCGGGATCAGATCGGCGAGAAGGCGCGCCACGCGGCGTTCCCCTCCCGGTGGACGGACCAGGAACTCCGCCTCGCTGCTAAGGCCTTGCAGACGCTCGCCGCCCAGCAACTCGCGGGCGTGAGGTCTCACTGGTCCGGAGAAATCTCCGGCGGGCAGATGAAGCTGCTCGAGCTCTCGCGGGCGCTCATGGGGGAGCCGCGTCTCCTCCTCCTGGATGAGCCCACGGCGGGCGTTGCGCCGAAGCTTGCGGGGGAAATCTTCGAGGGGATCGTTCGCCTTCAAAAGGACCTCGGCTTGACGTTCGTCGTGATCGAGCACCGCCTGGAGGTCCTCTTCGACTACGTCGAGCGGTTGCTCGTGATGCACCAGGGGAAGATTCTCTTCTCCGGCCACCCCGACGAAGCCGTGAAAGACCCCAACGTGGTCGACGCCTATCTCGGAGAGTGACGGCCTGGGGAGTCTCGCCCTCGATGCGATCGATATCGCTTGCGGCTACGGGAAAGCGGTCGTGGTGCAAGGCATGTCCGCCCACCTCGATTCAGGGGAAATCGTCGCCCTCGTTGGCCCGAACGGGAGCGGCAAGAGCACGTTCCTGAAGGCGATCGTCGGCCTGGCGTCCCTCTTCGAAGGCCGCGTCTTGTTCGATGGACACGACGTGACGACGCTCCCTCCGGAGGAGAAAGCCCAGATGGGACTCGGCTACGTGCCCCAGGTCGACAACACGTTCGGGGACCTCACGATCCGGGAGAACCTGGAGATGGGCGCGTACGCAATCCGGGACCGCGCGCAGGTGGCGGAGGACCTGGACCGCGTGTTCGCCCTGTTCTCGATCCTCGGCGAGCGGCGTTCCCAGTCCGCGTTAACGCTGAGCGGCGGGGAGCGGCAGATGCTCGGGATCGGACGGGCCTTGATGGCCCGGCCGCGGGTCCTGCTCCTCGACGAACCGACCGCGGCCCTCGCGCCAAAGATGGTCAACGAACTCTTCCGGCGAATCGCCCAGATTCGGGACTCCGGCGTTCCGATCCTCCTCGTCGAGCAACATGCGAAGCGCGCGCTCGAGATCGCCGACCGAGGCTACGTCCTCGTGGCGGGCCGGAAGGCGATGGAGGGCACCGGCGCGGAGATCCTGGCCAGGGAGGACCTGAAGAAGATCTTCCTCGGCCGCAAGTAGACCCGAGGGGTTCTTAGCGAACGGCCGGTTGACCCCCGCGGCATCCATGGCCGCCCGCATCCACGTCGTCTGGTACACGGACCCGCACAACATCTGGTGCTGGGGCTGCGAGCCGATGGTCCGACGGCTCCAGGTCGTCTATCCGGACGCCGTTGAGGTCGAGGTCCGGATGGGCGGCCTGTTCGAGGACTTCACCCCGGTCCGGGAGCAGTGGGCGCGGATGTCCGGCGGCCGATGGACCGCGTCCGTGCTCGCGTTCTTCGAGGCCGTTGCCGAGCAGCACCGCATGCCGATGAACTCACAGCGCATGATCGAGAACGTCGACGATTTCGATTCGACGTGGCCCGCGTGCATCGCCGTCAAGGCCGCGGAGCTCCAGGGCCGCGACGCCGCCGCGCGATACCTGCGAGCCCTGCGGGAGGCGTGGTGCCTCGACGGCCGGCCGATCCACCGGCGGGGCGTGCAAATCGAGGTCGCGAGCGAGTCGGGGCTGGATCCAGACGCCTTCGAGACGGCCCTGGAAGACGGGCGCGCCGAGAACGCGTTCCGGAACGACCGCGAGGAGTGCGAGCGTCACGAGGTCACGGGATTCCCGACGTTTGAGATCACGCGGGACGAAACGACCGCGCGAATCAATGGCTGGCAGCCGTGGGAGGTACTCGAAGACGTCCTGCGGAAAGTCGACGCGGATGTCGTGCCAAAGGTGCTCGAGCCGACCGAGAAATCGGTCCTCGCCGTCCTCCGCCGATACGATCGGTGCGCGACGCGCGAGATCGCCGCAATCCTCGGGGTAACGGACGACGACGCGGAACTCCTCCTCGAGGACCTGGAGGGACGCGGCAGGGTGAGCCCTCGGACGGTCGGGAACGGGCTCGTGTGGGAAGCGGCCCAAGGGATCAGGGAGGCCGAAGCGGAGCGGGATCGCGCGGTCCTGTGACCGGCGCCGACGTCCTCACGGGAGGTCCGGGAACAGCTCGCGGCGCGACGGCGGCGACTCGGAAGGACGCACGGGAATCTCCCACTCCCGCGCGAGGTGGTCGCCGATGCCCTTGATTCGCTCCATGTCTCCGTCCCATTCCTCGAGCACCGATGCGAACCGCGTCTCGAGATCTTGCACCTGGCGGATCACCCGCTTCTCCAGCCGGTTCGATTCCCGGCCCTCGTAGACGACGTACAGCAGGAGGCGAGGTCCGCGGCCGAAGGCGACCTGGTGCCGGTCCCCGAGCTCGATGCTCCGCACGCTGCCGATGCCGAGGCTGTGGAACGAATCGTCCATGAAATTCTGGACCGCACTGAACATCGACGCGATGAGGTCCGGATCCTTGTCCGAGCCGGAGCGGCGGGAGAGGTGGACGAGCGGCGTCCCGCCGGCGTCGGTCAGGTAGACGTGCTCGACCGTGCGCCGAAACACGTGCGGGAAGCCGAACACAATCCGAGCGGTTGTCGTGCCGGCATTAATCCCTTGGGAGGCGATTATCCGGGGCGATAGCCGCAGGCCATGCCCCGACCGAACCCTGATGTACCCGCCGGCCTCTCCCGGCCCGAGGGGGGCGGCGTGTCCTATCTGGTCCTCATCGGCGGCGCGTTGATTGCCGTACAAGGAACTCGGCCGGCGTAGGCCGCGCCTCACCTCGTCGCGGTCCGAGCGCTCGCCTTGCGGCCGTTGCCGATTCCGGGGACGAGCGCCTTGACGGCCTTCGCCAAGGTCCGGAACACCCCGACGGATCCGGCCCCGCGACGCCTCCGCCACTTGCCCGCCGCGCCGGCCGCCGCCTGCGCGAACAGGAACTCCGGCCCGATCCCGGGCCCGTATTCCTGCCGGACGTACGCGGCGATTTCGGCGAACCTGTGCGGCTTCATTCGTTCCTCGATCACGGCCCTTCCGTACATTGCCATCATGGTGTGGTTCTCCTAGGCGCCCTTTTCCAGGCGCCTAGATGGCCGAAGGGGGGAGGGACCCATGTGCGTGCCTCAGTAGGTACAATGTAACTCCGCGAAATCGCGGTGCGACCGTGGGCCCGCCCATACGTTCTTACGCGCGCATCCCGCTGTGCGTGAGCCGGTGCCCGTCGTGCGCCTGACGGCCAAAGAGCGCATCCTAATCCACCTCGCGGATTACGCGAAGTACGCGGACGTCGTCGAGGTGACGCCGGAAATCGGACAGGAAGGAATCGCGCACGCGGCCGACATCTACGTGCAACACGTGCGGCAGTTCCTCGACCCGCTCCTCAAGGAAGGGCTCGTGCGGGAACGGACCGCGCACGTCAAAGGCCACCGCCGGCGCCTCAAGGTGTACGACCTCACGGACTCCGGCCGGCTCTCGGCGTCCCGCCTACGGGAGCAGGTCCGTGGCGAACGGATCCGGGTCCGCGATGCGACCGGCGTGCGCGAGACCACGGTCGGGGAGGTCGTCCGGGAGGCGTCCGGCAAAATCACCATCGCCTCCCTGATGCGCGCAGCGGGGGAAGAAGAAGTCGTCGACCTGAGCGCGCTTGGAGCGGTTGCAACTCCTGGAATGGTG comes from the Thermoplasmata archaeon genome and includes:
- the truD gene encoding tRNA pseudouridine(13) synthase TruD, whose amino-acid sequence is MERDVGIEGYLTSTPGVGGILKETADDFAVEEVSSPPPTVADGRYAIAALRLRNWETNRLVRELARALHISRRRIGFAGTKDKRAVTTQLFSFEDVAPDAIQGLRLKDLDVVDVFRSDHPLEIGDLLGNRFRILVRDLAVPPETAARTVEETARQLRAFGGFPNFFGVQRFGSVRPITHVVGRHIVRGEFREAVEAYAANPIEGEDPESYEVRAALRDTGDVRAALRTYPRSYGFEKALLNHLAAHPGEYVGALRQLPFNLLLMFVHGYQSYLYNRMLAERLRRGLPIHEPVAGDLVLPADRLGLPDRDRLVDVTCDNLGRVTERCREGKAWVSGLLYGSESDFAGGEPGQIEKQIVASEGLRREDFIIPELPRLSSKGTRREILAPFRDLDAAVVGNGLGVSVELTRGAYATCLLREFMKAP
- a CDS encoding DNA-directed RNA polymerase subunit L yields the protein MQMRLLEKQKDSVRIEILNPDDTVIYPLITALLKDPDVEDALYYTGHPQLDKPVLTVKVKKGSPQAALKRVAESLASEFGGARQTLEKELA
- a CDS encoding VOC family protein; amino-acid sequence: MAVVKDIGHVVIPVDDMEKAIAFYRDVLGFRVVGKVNPVWTVVEVSGGQLTLYRNSKLPKVAGGPGGEGTPFEFHVDDFEKAASFLQSRGIRVKKEGANAGTVWDPFGNALRLHDHRADEVGSAAKP
- a CDS encoding dodecin domain-containing protein, translated to MVQKIIDIVGTSPESFAKAASNAVAEAAKTVRGIRWARVGELEMDLDGPKVKAYRTMVRIYFDIER
- a CDS encoding branched-chain amino acid ABC transporter permease, producing the protein MLLGSLYTMMALGLTLTYKVTKIPNFAHAEYVTIGGYVTVVAVKALGGWPWALFAVPIAFVIAALVAVVVDELVFKPLFLRGATPIHLLVASIGAGLILRYIVTIYADLSDLLTAKANLSSNVILFLANASLTTLHVTIVPTVAGVVVALHLLFTRTKIGKGMRAMASNYDLARVSGINTGAVRRLTWFLAGGLAGLAGAFWAIYNPIQTDTGWRALLYIFAAAILAGMTSFYGTIAGGYIVAAAGNFGVFFLNRAYGVDVGYQPLIALAIIIAVFLIRPTGFAGLTWREVVDRTRSLARRLLEAARRIGAARG
- a CDS encoding branched-chain amino acid ABC transporter permease gives rise to the protein MADLGLLFASIAAFVGVYMILAVSLNLEFGYGGQPNLGKVLFFSIGAYIAGILVARIVAGLAGFQGDVFGPSASQARFLFAESHPAVIIGLFLAALAIGAIAGGAFGYLASFPALRLRGDFLAIVLIAAGEATRIFVYTYEPLAGGAIGILGVPHPFVWLGATAGRVAYALVILGIASVFYLFAERLTASPFGRLLKSIRDDELVANVLGKRTPRVKGTVLVIGSGMAAVAGVLNAFYQQSVLSVDYIPQVTFLALTMVLLGGLANHRGAVAGVLLLTVLDRFTQPPFLAIFGVFWTFPVDLNYLRYIGIGVLIILILRFRPQGLVPERPVPTPVPEESSESAALADGGGPA
- a CDS encoding ABC transporter substrate-binding protein, whose protein sequence is MAEAGGTVKGSSKVVLAILIALVVILGGTTTYLAIRSVQPPTAVTYVIGVEIAVSGSYASDGPLRRDGAFLAITQMNTELAAAGSPIHFEKIHVDSMAQGATAVTAFEQLVAAGVKVVVGPLSSAEVGSVAPLADSNHVVAISPSATAPRLALDDFVFRVAPNDAFQASALAELFGELGYTKVAVMARDDDYGRGIANFTEGIFEAAPYNGVVEKTFYSTQSGTDYAPPVAALSAQVGTPAATTAVLLVAFEDDGIGILNLARQDPNLSQVRWFGSESVTRPKYVDPSTPAEIKDFLVSRNMTGFFPFPQQSPVVEKFVADYQAAYGRAPSPYAYYSYDAAMIAMLSILRAGKYDGDAIRAMVPIVGETYIGASGHKIFDQFGDYAAADYRIWNIRLEGSNYVFKQIGTWFYLTGTIEWD
- a CDS encoding ABC transporter ATP-binding protein, with translation MGPEEGHRKPFLRLEDVRKHFGGVHAVDGVTADVREGELLGLIGPNGSGKTTLFNVISGVHKPDSGTILFQGERIDALEPNEIFARGVVRCFQNPRLFRGMTVLENALVPPRDQIGEKARHAAFPSRWTDQELRLAAKALQTLAAQQLAGVRSHWSGEISGGQMKLLELSRALMGEPRLLLLDEPTAGVAPKLAGEIFEGIVRLQKDLGLTFVVIEHRLEVLFDYVERLLVMHQGKILFSGHPDEAVKDPNVVDAYLGE
- a CDS encoding ABC transporter ATP-binding protein, producing MVQGMSAHLDSGEIVALVGPNGSGKSTFLKAIVGLASLFEGRVLFDGHDVTTLPPEEKAQMGLGYVPQVDNTFGDLTIRENLEMGAYAIRDRAQVAEDLDRVFALFSILGERRSQSALTLSGGERQMLGIGRALMARPRVLLLDEPTAALAPKMVNELFRRIAQIRDSGVPILLVEQHAKRALEIADRGYVLVAGRKAMEGTGAEILAREDLKKIFLGRK
- a CDS encoding DsbA family protein, whose protein sequence is MAARIHVVWYTDPHNIWCWGCEPMVRRLQVVYPDAVEVEVRMGGLFEDFTPVREQWARMSGGRWTASVLAFFEAVAEQHRMPMNSQRMIENVDDFDSTWPACIAVKAAELQGRDAAARYLRALREAWCLDGRPIHRRGVQIEVASESGLDPDAFETALEDGRAENAFRNDREECERHEVTGFPTFEITRDETTARINGWQPWEVLEDVLRKVDADVVPKVLEPTEKSVLAVLRRYDRCATREIAAILGVTDDDAELLLEDLEGRGRVSPRTVGNGLVWEAAQGIREAEAERDRAVL